A genome region from Streptomyces xanthophaeus includes the following:
- a CDS encoding DEAD/DEAH box helicase, giving the protein MSPFPIQEMTLPVALSGTDVIGQAKTGTGKTLGFGLPLLERVVVPADVEAGRATPAQLTDAPQALVVVPTRELCTQVTNDLLTAGKVRNVRVLAIYGGRAYEPQVEALKKGVDVIVGTPGRLLDLAGQKKLDLSRVKALVLDEADEMLDLGFLPDVEKIMAYLPAKRQTMLFSATMPGAVIGLARRYMTQPTHIRAVSEDGEGATVANITQHVFRAHNMDKPELVSRILQAEGRGLAMIFCRTKRTAADIAEQLEKRGFASGAVHGDLGQGAREQALRAFRNGKVDVLVCTDVAARGIDVEGVTHVINYQTPEDEKTFLHRVGRTGRAGNKGIAVTLVDWDDIPRWQLINKALELDFHEPVETYSTSPHLFEQLNIPAGTKGILPRAERTRAGLKAENLEDLGETGGRGGRGGRSGPAAAAVVTEERPARTRTPRQRRRTRGGAELAEGAEAGAAVTPVQAPEVPAAPAADEPRRPRRRRTRVAAVPVQAPVAAPVVEAPVAAAPVAEAAPVTPVAEEAPARPKRVRTRKVVATEPEPDFQMPPLVEPVRARRAPRKAAPAAAVTPVAEAPAEEAPVKPKRTRTRKVAEAAPVAAEAVAVAEEAPVKPKRTRTRKVAEAAPVAEAAAVAEEAPVKPKRTRTRKAVAAPEA; this is encoded by the coding sequence GTGTCCCCCTTCCCGATCCAGGAGATGACCCTCCCCGTCGCCCTTTCCGGCACGGACGTCATCGGCCAGGCCAAGACCGGAACCGGCAAGACGCTCGGTTTCGGCCTTCCCCTGCTGGAGCGGGTCGTCGTCCCCGCGGACGTCGAGGCCGGCCGCGCCACCCCCGCGCAGCTGACCGACGCCCCGCAGGCCCTCGTGGTGGTTCCGACCCGCGAGCTGTGCACCCAGGTCACCAACGACCTCCTGACCGCGGGCAAGGTCCGCAACGTCCGCGTCCTCGCCATATACGGCGGTCGCGCGTACGAGCCCCAGGTCGAGGCGCTCAAGAAGGGCGTCGACGTGATCGTCGGCACCCCGGGCCGCCTGCTCGACCTGGCCGGGCAGAAGAAGCTCGACCTCTCGCGCGTCAAGGCCCTCGTCCTGGACGAGGCCGACGAGATGCTCGACCTGGGCTTCCTGCCCGACGTCGAGAAGATCATGGCGTACCTGCCCGCGAAGCGTCAGACGATGCTGTTCTCGGCGACCATGCCGGGTGCGGTCATCGGCCTGGCCCGCCGCTACATGACGCAGCCGACCCACATCCGCGCCGTCTCCGAGGACGGCGAGGGCGCGACCGTCGCCAACATCACGCAGCACGTCTTCCGTGCGCACAACATGGACAAGCCGGAGCTCGTCTCCCGCATCCTGCAGGCCGAGGGCCGTGGCCTGGCCATGATCTTCTGCCGTACCAAGCGCACGGCGGCCGACATCGCCGAGCAGCTGGAGAAGCGCGGCTTCGCGTCCGGCGCCGTCCACGGCGACCTGGGCCAGGGTGCGCGCGAGCAGGCGCTGCGCGCGTTCCGCAACGGCAAGGTCGACGTGCTGGTGTGCACCGACGTCGCCGCGCGCGGTATCGATGTCGAGGGTGTGACCCACGTCATCAATTACCAGACGCCGGAGGACGAGAAGACCTTCCTGCACCGAGTGGGCCGCACCGGCCGCGCGGGCAACAAGGGCATCGCCGTCACCCTGGTCGACTGGGACGACATCCCGCGCTGGCAGCTGATCAACAAGGCGCTGGAGCTGGACTTCCACGAGCCGGTCGAGACGTACTCCACGTCCCCGCACCTGTTCGAGCAGCTGAACATCCCGGCCGGCACCAAGGGCATCCTGCCGCGCGCCGAGCGCACGCGGGCCGGCCTGAAGGCCGAGAACCTTGAGGACCTGGGCGAGACCGGCGGCCGCGGTGGCCGTGGCGGCCGCTCCGGTCCGGCGGCCGCCGCCGTGGTGACCGAGGAGCGTCCGGCCCGTACCCGTACGCCGCGCCAGCGCCGCCGTACGCGGGGCGGGGCGGAGCTCGCCGAGGGCGCCGAGGCCGGCGCCGCGGTGACCCCGGTCCAGGCTCCCGAGGTCCCTGCGGCCCCGGCCGCCGACGAGCCGCGCCGTCCGCGCCGCCGCCGCACCCGTGTGGCCGCGGTGCCGGTCCAGGCCCCCGTGGCCGCGCCGGTCGTCGAGGCTCCGGTCGCCGCCGCTCCGGTCGCCGAGGCCGCCCCGGTGACCCCGGTCGCCGAGGAGGCTCCGGCCAGGCCGAAGCGCGTCCGTACCCGCAAGGTCGTCGCGACCGAGCCGGAGCCGGACTTCCAGATGCCGCCGCTGGTCGAGCCCGTCCGGGCCCGGCGCGCCCCCCGCAAGGCCGCCCCGGCCGCCGCGGTGACCCCGGTCGCCGAGGCTCCCGCCGAGGAGGCTCCGGTCAAGCCGAAGCGGACCCGTACCCGCAAGGTCGCGGAGGCCGCCCCGGTCGCCGCCGAGGCCGTCGCGGTGGCGGAGGAGGCTCCGGTCAAGCCGAAGCGGACCCGTACGCGCAAGGTCGCGGAGGCCGCTCCGGTCGCCGAGGCCGCCGCCGTGGCCGAGGAGGCCCCGGTCAAGCCGAAGCGCACCCGCACCCGCAAGGCCGTGGCCGCGCCCGAGGCGTAA
- a CDS encoding alpha/beta fold hydrolase gives MSKPPRLTLPSAARAYLLTTERGSFAVHEAGEPVRGTALLVPGFTGSKEDFIGLLEPLAAAGYRVVAVDGRGQHETPGPREEAPYALEELARDVLAQVRALGEDRVHLVGHSLGGLISRAAVLRDPSPFASLTLMSSGPAAISEDQQARTKLLVAALEAMGDDMPGIWAAMRAHDPEDAAADSPELAHFLRERWLATVPEQLIVTGRTLICEPDRVAELSRVDLPKLVLSGAVDQAWPVPLLDETARRLGARRVIVPGTDHSPNAEDPATTARELAAFWDSCTGV, from the coding sequence ATGAGCAAGCCTCCGCGTCTCACGCTGCCCTCCGCCGCCCGCGCGTACCTCCTCACCACCGAGCGCGGCTCCTTCGCCGTGCACGAGGCCGGTGAGCCCGTACGCGGCACCGCCCTGCTGGTACCCGGCTTCACGGGCAGCAAGGAGGACTTCATCGGCCTCCTGGAGCCGCTGGCGGCCGCCGGGTACCGGGTCGTCGCCGTGGACGGCCGCGGCCAGCACGAGACCCCGGGCCCGCGCGAGGAGGCCCCGTACGCCCTGGAGGAGCTGGCGCGGGACGTCCTCGCGCAGGTCCGCGCGCTGGGCGAGGACCGCGTGCACCTGGTCGGCCACTCGCTCGGCGGGCTGATCTCCCGCGCCGCCGTGCTGCGCGACCCCTCGCCCTTCGCCTCCCTCACCCTGATGAGCAGCGGGCCGGCCGCGATCTCCGAGGACCAGCAGGCCCGGACGAAGCTGCTGGTCGCCGCGCTGGAGGCGATGGGCGACGACATGCCCGGGATCTGGGCGGCGATGCGGGCCCACGATCCCGAGGACGCGGCCGCCGACTCCCCCGAGCTCGCGCACTTCCTGCGCGAGCGGTGGCTGGCCACCGTTCCCGAGCAGCTGATCGTCACCGGCCGGACGCTGATCTGCGAGCCGGACCGGGTGGCGGAGCTGAGCCGCGTCGACCTGCCGAAGCTGGTCCTGTCCGGGGCCGTGGACCAGGCCTGGCCGGTGCCGCTGCTGGACGAGACGGCCCGGCGCCTGGGCGCGCGGCGGGTGATCGTGCCGGGGACGGACCACTCCCCGAACGCCGAGGACCCGGCCACGACGGCGCGCGAGCTGGCCGCGTTCTGGGACTCCTGCACCGGCGTGTAG
- a CDS encoding MarC family protein — protein sequence MFDFAVFGSLFLTLFVIMDPPGITPIFLALTSGRPVKVQRRMAWQAVCVAFGVIAVFGICGQQILDYLHVSVPALMIAGGLLLLLIALDLLTGKNDEPKQTKDVNVALVPLGMPLLAGPGAIVSVILAVQKADGAAASVSVWAAIVAMHVVLWITMRYSLVIIRVIKDGGVVLVTRLAGMMLSAIAVQQIINGVLQVIHGA from the coding sequence GTGTTTGATTTCGCCGTCTTCGGATCCCTTTTTCTCACCCTTTTTGTGATTATGGACCCCCCGGGGATCACGCCGATCTTCCTCGCCCTGACCTCCGGCCGCCCCGTCAAGGTGCAGCGCCGCATGGCCTGGCAGGCGGTCTGCGTGGCCTTCGGTGTCATCGCCGTCTTCGGTATCTGCGGCCAGCAGATCCTGGACTACCTGCACGTCTCCGTCCCGGCGCTGATGATCGCCGGTGGTCTGCTGCTCCTGCTCATCGCGCTGGACCTGCTCACCGGCAAGAACGACGAGCCCAAGCAGACCAAGGACGTGAACGTGGCCCTGGTCCCGCTGGGCATGCCGCTGCTGGCCGGGCCCGGCGCGATCGTGTCCGTGATCCTCGCCGTCCAGAAGGCCGACGGCGCTGCGGCATCGGTCTCGGTCTGGGCCGCGATCGTGGCCATGCACGTCGTGCTGTGGATCACCATGCGCTACTCCCTGGTGATCATCCGGGTCATCAAGGACGGCGGCGTCGTCCTCGTCACCCGCCTCGCCGGCATGATGCTCTCGGCGATCGCCGTCCAGCAGATCATCAACGGCGTGCTCCAGGTGATCCACGGAGCCTGA
- a CDS encoding PHP domain-containing protein: MRIDLHAHSTASDGTDTPAELMLAAAGAGLDVVALTDHDTVRGYGEALAALPAGLTLVTGAELSCRLDGVGVHMLAYLFDPEEPELARERELVRDDRTPRARTMIGKLQDLGVGVTWEQVARIAGDGSVGRPHIATALVELGVVPTVSDAFTPDWLADGGRAYAEKHEFDPFEAVRLVKAAGGVTVLAHPAAVKRGRCVSESAIAELAGAGLDGIEVDHMDHDADTRTRMRGLAADLGLLTTGSSDYHGSRKTCRLGEFTTDPEIYGEITRRATGAFPVPGAGGRER, encoded by the coding sequence GTGCGCATCGACCTGCACGCCCACTCCACGGCCTCCGACGGTACGGACACCCCCGCCGAGCTGATGCTGGCCGCCGCCGGCGCCGGGCTGGACGTGGTTGCGCTGACCGACCACGACACCGTGCGCGGATACGGCGAGGCCCTCGCGGCCCTGCCCGCCGGACTGACGCTGGTGACCGGGGCCGAACTGTCCTGCCGGCTCGACGGGGTCGGCGTGCACATGCTCGCGTACCTCTTCGACCCCGAGGAGCCCGAGCTGGCCCGCGAGCGGGAGCTCGTCCGTGACGACCGCACCCCGCGCGCCCGGACCATGATCGGCAAGCTCCAGGACCTCGGCGTCGGCGTCACCTGGGAGCAGGTGGCCCGGATCGCCGGTGACGGCTCGGTCGGGCGGCCGCACATCGCCACCGCCCTCGTCGAGCTGGGCGTCGTACCCACCGTCTCGGACGCGTTCACGCCCGACTGGCTCGCCGACGGCGGCCGCGCGTACGCCGAGAAGCACGAGTTCGACCCGTTCGAGGCCGTGCGCCTGGTCAAGGCGGCCGGCGGGGTCACCGTCCTCGCGCATCCCGCCGCCGTCAAGCGCGGCCGGTGCGTCTCCGAGTCCGCGATAGCCGAACTGGCGGGCGCGGGCCTGGACGGCATCGAGGTGGACCACATGGACCACGACGCCGACACCCGCACCCGGATGCGCGGCCTGGCGGCCGACCTGGGCCTGCTGACCACCGGGTCCAGCGACTACCACGGCAGCCGCAAGACCTGCCGCCTCGGCGAGTTCACGACCGACCCCGAGATCTACGGCGAGATCACGCGCCGCGCGACGGGGGCCTTCCCGGTGCCGGGCGCCGGCGGACGCGAGCGCTGA
- a CDS encoding DUF6758 family protein, translating to MRGEPSCPKCGGRVRAPGLFSDSWQCAVHGAVHPLQPVIPPSVEGLSVVTHRARVPVWMPWPLPVGWLFTGVASAGDDRSGGRATAVACSGPGPLGGIGELLLIAEELGVGLGARYAGIDGVDPGSSIDVSAPPHAKVVAAGRPTPLWHVAGGPDDRAVFAGEARGLWLWAIVWPEQSGLLMYDELVLTDLRDAGAEVELLPCGALSPRILGPA from the coding sequence ATGAGGGGTGAACCAAGTTGCCCGAAGTGCGGCGGCCGGGTCAGGGCGCCCGGACTCTTCTCCGACTCCTGGCAGTGCGCGGTGCACGGCGCCGTCCACCCCCTGCAACCCGTCATCCCGCCGAGCGTCGAAGGCCTGAGCGTGGTGACGCACCGGGCGCGGGTGCCGGTGTGGATGCCCTGGCCGCTGCCGGTGGGGTGGCTGTTCACCGGGGTCGCGTCCGCCGGTGACGACCGCAGCGGTGGCCGGGCGACGGCGGTGGCCTGTTCCGGCCCCGGCCCGCTGGGCGGGATCGGCGAGCTGCTGCTGATCGCGGAGGAGCTGGGCGTGGGCCTCGGCGCGCGGTACGCGGGCATCGACGGCGTCGACCCCGGCTCGTCCATCGACGTATCGGCGCCGCCCCACGCCAAGGTGGTCGCGGCGGGCCGCCCGACCCCGCTGTGGCACGTGGCCGGCGGCCCCGACGACCGGGCCGTCTTCGCCGGAGAAGCGCGCGGCCTTTGGCTGTGGGCGATCGTGTGGCCGGAGCAGTCCGGCCTGCTGATGTACGACGAGCTCGTCCTCACCGACCTGCGCGACGCGGGGGCCGAGGTCGAGCTCCTTCCGTGCGGGGCCCTGAGCCCCCGCATCCTGGGCCCTGCCTGA
- a CDS encoding suppressor of fused domain protein, translated as MAEILALVEARLRTAFGEPDARAAVTFLGTDRIEVLRFAEGDLVRYATLGMSAHPMTDPTAVVADPVRGPRAELVLTVRAGLAATDKLLRPLAVLAASPQVEGLIVAPGASLDVGEPLWDGAPFSSVLVAEPGGLVEDLELDEPMDPVHFLPLLPMTANEAAWKRVHGAAALQERWLARGTDLRDPVRSAVALD; from the coding sequence ATGGCAGAAATTCTGGCCCTCGTGGAGGCCCGGCTGCGCACGGCGTTCGGTGAACCCGACGCACGCGCCGCCGTCACCTTCCTGGGCACCGACCGCATCGAGGTACTCCGTTTCGCCGAGGGCGACCTCGTGCGGTACGCGACCCTCGGGATGTCCGCGCACCCGATGACCGATCCGACCGCCGTGGTCGCCGACCCCGTACGGGGCCCGCGCGCCGAGCTCGTGCTGACCGTACGGGCCGGACTGGCGGCCACCGACAAACTCCTGCGGCCGCTCGCGGTGCTGGCCGCGTCCCCTCAGGTCGAGGGGCTGATCGTGGCCCCGGGAGCCTCGCTCGACGTGGGTGAACCGCTCTGGGACGGGGCCCCCTTCAGCTCCGTCCTCGTGGCGGAACCGGGCGGTCTGGTCGAGGACCTGGAGCTCGACGAGCCCATGGACCCGGTGCACTTCCTGCCTCTGCTGCCGATGACGGCGAACGAGGCCGCCTGGAAGCGCGTGCACGGGGCGGCCGCCCTCCAGGAACGCTGGCTCGCGCGCGGAACGGACCTGCGGGACCCTGTGCGTAGCGCTGTCGCGCTGGACTGA
- a CDS encoding magnesium and cobalt transport protein CorA, producing MSMLPYLRAAVRPALRRATPVQPGYDTTRDPSASSAVVDCAVYRDGRRMLGPACLTPREAIRRVREDGGFAWIGLHEPTEAEFAGIAATFGLHPLAVEDAVHAHQRPKLERYDDTLFTVFKTIHYVDHAELTATSEVVETGEVMCFTGPDFVITVRHGGQGSLKGLRHRLQDDPDLLAKGPSSVLHSIADHVVDGYIAVAAAVQDDIDEVESEVFAAPAKGSARGADAGRIYQLKREVLEFKRAVSPLLRPMELLSERPMRLVDPDIQKYFRDVADHLARVHEQVVGFDELLNSILQANLAQATVAQNEDMRKITSWAAIVAVPTMICGVYGMNFDHMPELHWRYGYPMVMAAIAASCFTIHRALRRNGWL from the coding sequence ATGTCGATGCTGCCCTACCTGCGTGCCGCCGTTCGCCCGGCCCTGCGCAGGGCCACCCCCGTACAGCCCGGCTACGACACCACCCGCGACCCGTCGGCGAGCAGCGCGGTGGTCGACTGCGCCGTGTACCGCGACGGGCGGCGGATGCTGGGTCCGGCGTGTCTGACGCCCCGTGAGGCGATCCGCCGGGTCCGCGAGGACGGCGGTTTCGCCTGGATCGGCCTGCACGAGCCGACGGAGGCCGAGTTCGCGGGGATCGCCGCGACCTTCGGGCTGCACCCGCTGGCCGTGGAGGACGCGGTGCACGCGCACCAGCGGCCGAAGCTGGAGCGCTACGACGACACCCTCTTCACCGTCTTCAAGACGATCCACTACGTCGACCACGCCGAACTGACCGCCACCAGCGAGGTGGTGGAGACCGGTGAGGTGATGTGCTTCACCGGTCCCGACTTCGTCATCACCGTCCGGCACGGCGGACAGGGGTCCCTCAAGGGGCTGCGCCACCGTCTCCAGGACGACCCGGACCTGCTCGCCAAAGGTCCCTCGTCGGTCCTGCACTCCATCGCCGACCACGTGGTCGACGGCTACATCGCGGTCGCGGCGGCGGTGCAGGACGACATCGACGAGGTGGAGAGCGAGGTCTTCGCCGCCCCCGCCAAGGGCAGTGCGCGCGGCGCCGACGCGGGCCGCATCTACCAGCTCAAGCGCGAGGTGCTGGAGTTCAAGCGGGCGGTCTCGCCGCTGCTGCGTCCGATGGAGCTGCTGAGCGAACGGCCGATGCGGCTGGTGGACCCGGACATCCAGAAGTACTTCCGCGACGTCGCCGACCACCTGGCGCGGGTGCACGAGCAGGTGGTGGGCTTCGACGAGCTGCTGAACTCGATCCTCCAGGCCAACCTCGCGCAGGCGACGGTCGCCCAGAACGAGGACATGCGCAAAATCACCTCCTGGGCGGCGATCGTCGCCGTGCCGACGATGATCTGCGGCGTGTACGGGATGAACTTCGACCACATGCCGGAGCTCCACTGGCGCTACGGCTATCCGATGGTGATGGCCGCGATCGCCGCCTCCTGCTTCACCATCCACCGCGCGCTGCGCCGCAACGGCTGGCTCTGA
- a CDS encoding magnesium transporter MgtE N-terminal domain-containing protein, with protein MAAGAPRIFVSHLSGVPVFDPNGDQVGRVRDLVAMLRVGGRPPRLLGLVVEVVSRRRIFLPMTRVTGVESGQVITTGVINMRRFEQRPTERLVLGELLDRRVTLVASGEEVTVLDVAIQQLPARRDWEIDRIFVRKGKSGALRRRGEALTVEWSAVTGFSLEEHGQGAENLVATFEQMRPADVANVLHHLTPKRRAEVANALDDDRLADVLEELPEDEQVEILGKLKEERAADVLEAMDPDDAADLLSELPEDDKERLLTLMQPDDAADVRRLLSYEENTAGGLMTTEPIVLRPDATVADALARVRQADLSPALAAQVYVCRPPDETPTGKYLGTVHFQRLLRDPPFTLVSSIVDTDLPPLRPNASLPAVTTHLAAYNMVAVPVVDESGSLLGAVTVDDVLDHLLPDDWRETDFHSEEALGGR; from the coding sequence ATGGCTGCAGGCGCCCCGCGGATCTTCGTCTCGCATCTGTCGGGTGTGCCCGTCTTCGATCCCAACGGCGACCAGGTCGGCCGGGTCCGCGACCTCGTCGCGATGCTCCGGGTCGGCGGCCGCCCGCCACGGCTGCTCGGCCTGGTGGTCGAGGTCGTCAGCCGGCGGCGGATCTTCCTGCCGATGACCCGGGTCACCGGTGTGGAGTCCGGGCAGGTCATCACCACCGGCGTGATCAACATGCGGCGGTTCGAGCAGCGTCCGACCGAACGCCTGGTCCTGGGCGAGCTGCTGGACCGGCGGGTGACGCTGGTCGCGAGCGGCGAGGAGGTCACCGTCCTGGACGTGGCCATCCAGCAGCTGCCGGCCCGCCGGGACTGGGAGATCGACCGGATCTTCGTGCGGAAGGGCAAGTCGGGTGCGCTGCGCCGGCGCGGCGAGGCCCTGACGGTGGAGTGGTCGGCGGTGACGGGCTTCTCGCTGGAGGAGCACGGGCAGGGCGCCGAGAACCTGGTCGCCACCTTCGAGCAGATGCGCCCGGCCGACGTGGCGAACGTGCTGCACCACCTGACGCCCAAGCGGCGCGCCGAGGTGGCCAACGCCCTCGACGACGACCGGCTCGCGGACGTGCTGGAGGAGCTGCCCGAGGACGAGCAGGTGGAGATCCTCGGCAAGCTGAAGGAGGAGCGCGCCGCCGACGTCCTGGAGGCGATGGACCCGGACGACGCGGCCGACCTGCTCTCCGAGCTGCCGGAGGACGACAAGGAGCGGCTGCTGACGCTGATGCAGCCGGACGACGCGGCCGACGTGCGCCGCCTGTTGTCCTACGAGGAGAACACCGCGGGCGGTCTGATGACCACCGAGCCGATCGTGCTGCGGCCGGACGCGACGGTCGCGGATGCGCTGGCCCGCGTACGGCAGGCGGACCTGTCGCCGGCGCTGGCGGCGCAGGTGTACGTGTGCCGGCCGCCGGACGAGACGCCGACGGGCAAGTACCTGGGCACGGTGCACTTCCAGCGGCTGCTGCGCGACCCTCCGTTCACGCTGGTCAGCTCGATCGTGGACACGGACCTGCCGCCGCTGCGCCCGAACGCCTCGCTGCCCGCGGTGACCACGCACCTCGCCGCCTACAACATGGTGGCGGTGCCGGTGGTCGACGAGAGCGGCTCGCTGCTGGGCGCGGTGACCGTGGACGACGTGCTGGACCACCTGCTGCCGGACGACTGGCGGGAGACGGACTTCCATTCCGAGGAGGCCCTCGGTGGCCGCTGA
- a CDS encoding DUF1003 domain-containing protein, with translation MAAEAAERSGERAGRSSGAGSSALTRSRVRLDLPRAPRRSLLPEYDPEAFGRLSERVARFLGTGRFIVWMTLVIIVWVLWNIFAPDDLRFDPYPFIFLTLMLSLQASYAAPLILLAQNRQDDRDRVTHEQDRKQNERSIADTEYLTREIAALRMGLGEVATRDWIRSEFQDLIKEMDERRLFPAERDEGDR, from the coding sequence CTGGCGGCGGAAGCGGCGGAACGTTCCGGCGAGCGCGCGGGGAGGTCCTCGGGCGCCGGGTCGAGCGCGCTGACGCGCTCGCGGGTGCGCCTGGACCTGCCGCGCGCCCCGCGCCGGTCACTGCTGCCCGAGTACGACCCGGAGGCCTTCGGGCGGCTGTCGGAGCGGGTGGCGCGCTTCCTGGGCACCGGCCGGTTCATCGTCTGGATGACCCTGGTCATCATCGTCTGGGTGCTGTGGAACATCTTCGCGCCGGACGACCTGCGGTTCGACCCCTACCCGTTCATCTTCCTGACCCTGATGCTGTCGCTGCAGGCCTCCTACGCGGCTCCGCTGATCCTGCTCGCGCAGAACCGGCAGGACGACCGCGACCGGGTCACCCACGAGCAGGACCGCAAGCAGAACGAGCGCTCCATCGCCGACACCGAGTACCTGACCCGGGAAATCGCCGCCCTGCGGATGGGCCTGGGCGAGGTCGCCACCCGCGACTGGATCAGGTCCGAGTTCCAGGACCTGATCAAGGAGATGGACGAGCGGCGTCTATTCCCCGCCGAACGTGACGAAGGCGACCGCTGA
- a CDS encoding Mrp/NBP35 family ATP-binding protein → MLDALATVNDPEIHRPITELGMVKSVEIGEGGEVAVTVYLTVSGCPMRETITKNVTEAVEKVAGVTSVAVSLDVMSDEQRKDLAATLRGGTAEREVPFAKPGSLTRVYAVASGKGGVGKSSVTVNLAAAMAADGLKVGVVDADIYGHSVPRMLGVDGRPTQVENMIMPPSAHGVKVISIGMFTPGNAPVVWRGPMLHRALQQFLADVFWGDLDVLLLDLPPGTGDIAISVAQLVPNAEILVVTTPQQAAAEVAERAGSIAVQTHQKIVGVVENMSGLPCPHCDEMVDVFGSGGGQKVADGLTKTVGATVPVLGSIPIDVRLREGGDEGKPVVLSDPDSPAGAALRAIAGKLGGRARGLSGMSLGITPRNKF, encoded by the coding sequence ATCCTGGACGCGCTGGCGACGGTGAACGACCCCGAGATCCACCGGCCGATCACCGAGCTCGGCATGGTCAAATCGGTGGAGATCGGTGAGGGCGGCGAGGTCGCCGTCACGGTCTACCTCACGGTGTCCGGCTGTCCCATGCGCGAGACCATCACCAAGAACGTCACCGAGGCCGTCGAGAAGGTCGCGGGCGTCACCTCCGTCGCCGTCTCCCTCGACGTCATGAGCGACGAGCAGCGCAAGGACCTGGCGGCCACGCTGCGCGGCGGCACCGCCGAGCGCGAGGTGCCCTTCGCCAAGCCGGGCTCGCTGACCCGCGTGTACGCGGTCGCGTCCGGCAAGGGCGGCGTCGGCAAGTCCTCCGTCACGGTGAACCTGGCCGCGGCGATGGCGGCGGACGGCCTGAAGGTCGGCGTGGTCGACGCGGACATCTACGGCCACAGCGTGCCGCGCATGCTGGGGGTGGACGGCCGTCCGACCCAGGTCGAGAACATGATCATGCCGCCGTCGGCGCACGGCGTGAAGGTCATCTCCATCGGCATGTTCACCCCGGGCAACGCCCCGGTGGTGTGGCGCGGCCCCATGCTGCACCGCGCGCTCCAGCAGTTCCTGGCCGACGTGTTCTGGGGCGACCTGGACGTGCTGCTGCTGGACCTGCCGCCGGGTACGGGCGACATCGCGATCTCCGTGGCCCAGCTGGTGCCGAACGCGGAGATCCTCGTCGTCACCACCCCGCAGCAGGCCGCGGCCGAGGTCGCGGAGCGGGCCGGCTCCATCGCCGTGCAGACCCACCAGAAGATCGTCGGCGTGGTCGAGAACATGTCGGGCCTGCCGTGCCCGCACTGCGACGAGATGGTGGACGTCTTCGGCTCGGGCGGCGGCCAGAAGGTCGCCGACGGCCTGACCAAGACGGTCGGCGCGACGGTGCCGGTGCTGGGCTCGATCCCGATCGACGTCCGGCTGCGCGAGGGCGGCGACGAGGGCAAGCCCGTCGTCCTGTCCGACCCGGACTCCCCGGCCGGCGCGGCCCTGCGCGCGATCGCGGGCAAGCTGGGCGGCCGGGCGCGCGGCCTGTCGGGCATGTCGCTGGGCATCACCCCGCGCAACAAGTTCTGA
- a CDS encoding sec-independent translocase, which produces MFNDIGALELVTIVVLGILVFGPDKLPKVIQDVTGFIRKVRAFSDSAKNDIRSELGPEFKDFEFEDLNPKTFIRKQLTENEDLKEIRTSFDLRKELSDVSDAVKSSEAGAAPSAPAAAATPAVTGPDLLKKPAAPAPEERSRFDADAT; this is translated from the coding sequence GTGTTCAACGACATAGGCGCACTCGAACTTGTCACGATCGTGGTGCTCGGCATCCTCGTCTTCGGACCGGACAAGCTGCCCAAGGTCATTCAGGACGTCACGGGCTTCATCCGGAAGGTCCGGGCGTTCTCGGACAGCGCGAAGAACGACATCCGCTCCGAACTCGGCCCGGAATTCAAGGACTTCGAGTTCGAGGACCTGAACCCGAAGACCTTCATCCGCAAGCAGCTGACCGAGAACGAGGACCTCAAGGAGATCCGCACCAGCTTCGATCTCCGCAAGGAGCTCAGCGACGTCTCCGACGCCGTGAAGAGCTCGGAGGCCGGCGCCGCCCCGTCCGCCCCGGCCGCGGCCGCCACGCCCGCCGTCACCGGCCCGGACCTGCTGAAGAAGCCCGCCGCCCCCGCCCCGGAGGAGCGCTCGCGCTTCGACGCCGACGCCACCTGA